A window of Tursiops truncatus isolate mTurTru1 chromosome 8, mTurTru1.mat.Y, whole genome shotgun sequence contains these coding sequences:
- the FJX1 gene encoding four-jointed box protein 1 encodes MGRRMRGASATAGLWLLALGSLLALWGGLLPPRTELPASRPPEDRLPRRPARSGGREPAPRFPLPPPLARDARGGSLKTFRALLTLAAGADGPPGQPPGERRRHVPTGRPWPEERAAVHGGVFWSRGLEEQVPRGFSEAQAASWLEAARGARVVALERGGCGRSSNRLARFADGTRACVRYGINPEQIQGEALSYYLARLLGLQHHVPPLALARVEARGAQWAQVQEELRAAHWTEGSVVSLTRWLPNLTDVVVPAPWRSEDGHLRPLRATGGELANRSRAELVDLVQWTDLILFDYLTANFDRLVSNLFSLQWDPRVMQRATSNLHRGPGGALVFLDNEAGLVHGYRVAGMWDKYNEPLLQSVCVFRERTARRVLELHRGQDAAARLLRLYQHHEPRFPELAALADPHAQLLQRRLDFLAKHILHCKAKYGRRPGA; translated from the coding sequence ATGGGCAGGAGGATGCGGGGCGCCTCCGCCACCGCGGGGCTCTGGCTGCTGGCGCTGGGCTCGCTGCTGGCACTGTGGGGCGGGCTCCTGCCGCCGCGGACCGAGCTGCCCGCCTCCCGGCCGCCGGAAGACCGACTCCCGCGGCGCCCGGCCCGGAGCGGCGGCCGGGAGCCCGCGCCTCGCttccctctgcccccgcccctgGCGCGGGACGCCCGCGGCGGCTCCCTGAAAACTTTCCGAGCGCTGCTCACCTTGGCGGCGGGCGCAGATGGCCCGCCTGGGCAGCCCCCGGGTGAGCGCAGGCGACACGTGCCAACCGGACGGCCCTGGCCTGAGGAACGCGCCGCGGTGCACGGGGGCGTCTTCTGGAGCCGCGGCCTGGAGGAGCAGGTGCCCCGGGGCTTCTCGGAGGCCCAGGCGGCGTCTTGGCTGGAGGCGGCGCGCGGCGCCCGGGTGGTGGCTCTGGAGCGCGGGGGCTGCGGGCGCAGCTCCAACCGGCTGGCCCGCTTCGCCGACGGCACCCGCGCCTGCGTGCGCTATGGCATCAACCCCGAGCAGATACAGGGCGAGGCCCTATCCTACTACCTGGCGCGCTTGCTGGGCCTCCAGCACCACGTGCCGCCTCTGGCACTGGCCCGGGTGGAGGCTCGGGGCGCGCAGTGGGCTCAGGTGCAGGAGGAGCTTCGTGCCGCTCACTGGACCGAGGGCAGCGTGGTGAGCCTGACTCGCTGGCTGCCCAACCTCACGGACGTGGTGGTGCCCGCGCCCTGGCGCTCTGAGGATGGCCATCTCCGGCCCCTGCGCGCCACGGGGGGCGAGCTGGCCAACCGCAGCCGGGCGGAGCTGGTAGACCTGGTGCAATGGACCGACTTGATCCTCTTCGACTACCTGACGGCCAACTTTGACCGGCTTGTCAGCAATCTCTTCAGCCTGCAGTGGGACCCGCGGGTCATGCAGCGCGCCACGAGCAACCTGCACCGCGGCCCGGGCGGGGCGCTGGTCTTTCTGGACAACGAGGCGGGCTTGGTGCACGGCTACCGGGTGGCAGGCATGTGGGACAAGTATAACGAGCCGCTGCTGCAGTCAGTGTGCGTGTTCCGAGAGCGGACTGCGCGGCGTGTCCTGGAGCTGCACCGCGGCCAGGACGCGGCCGCCCGGCTGCTGCGCCTCTACCAGCACCACGAGCCTCGCTTCCCGGAGCTGGCCGCCCTCGCCGACCCCCACGCTCAGCTGCTGCAGCGCCGCCTCGACTTCCTCGCCAAGCACATTTTGCACTGTAAGGCTAAGTACGGCCGCCGACCGGGGGCTTAG